The genomic region GATGCGGACGCCCTGAGCGCCAAGGCACAGGGTATTATGGAAGAGAAGAAGATCACCTGCGTCTTTGTTGTGGATGAACGGAAGAGGCCCCTCGGCATTCTGAGCATGCACGATATTCTGTAGTGTGTTGCAGAAGAAAAAAGGAAGCGCTCCATGGCGATGATGTCGTGGAGCGCTTTTTTGTCGGAAGATACGGGAACGGGCAGGCCTTTCCGCAGACTGCATTCGGAAAAGAGGGGAACGGACTGCGTGGAATATGGGCGCTGTGCGTCCCGGGCTCGCAGGGGGCGAAAAGGGCTATGCGTTTCTGCGGGTCTGCTTCTCCAGTTCCGCAAGATCATAGGGCGTGGACTGATAGACGAAGTAGTTGAGCCAGTTGGCGTAGAGCAGATGGGCATGGGCGCGCCAGGTCATGCGCGGGGCAAGGCTGGGGTCGTCGTTGGGATAGTAGTTTTCCGGTATTTCGGGATTGATGCCGGCGGCAAGGTCACGGGTGTATTCCCTGTGCAGGGTGTCGGCGTCATATTCGGAGTGCCCGGTAATGAAGATCTGCCTGCCGCTGTCGGTGGATATGGCGTACAGCCCGGCTACGGGAGAGGAGGCGAGTATCTTGAGTGCCGGCTCCTTTTCCACATCGGCCCGGTCCACGGTGGTATTGCGGGAGTGGGGAACCATGAACACGTCGTCGAAGCCCCGGAAGAGAATGGAACCCGCATGGTCCACCTGATGGGGATAAATGCCGGAAATCTTTTTGGGCAGAAGCTTTTTCTGAATGCCGTAGTGGTAGTACAGTCCGGCCTGAGCGCCCCAGCAGATATGGAAGGTGCTGTGAACGTGGGTTTTGCTCCATTCCATGATTTCGCAAAGCTCCTGCCAGTATTCCACTTCCTCGAAGGGCATGAGTTCCACGGGAGCGCCGGTGATGATCATGCCGTCGTAGTAGTTCGCGCTTACATCCTCAAAGGTTTTGTAGAAGGAAAGCAGGTGACTGCGCGGAGTGTTCTTGGACTCATGGCTGGTGGTATGGATGAGTTCAAGTTCCACTTGAAGGGGAGTGTTGCCCAGCAGGCGGGAGAGCTGTGTTTCCGTGGCTATTTTGGTAGGCATGAGGTTGAGCAGGAGTATCTTCAGCGGGCGGATGTCCTGCGTGAGGGCGCGTGTTTCGGTAATGACGAAGATATTTTCCTGATTCAGCGTTTTTACCGCAGGAAGTTCATTGGGAATCATGATGGGCATGGCATTCTCCCTGGATGATGTTCGGAAGCTGGCGCGTACGGAAAGGGGCCTTCCGCGAAGGCGGAAGGCCCCTCAGAAATCAGCGGTTGGAGGCGAGGGCCTGATCGATGTCGGCGATGAGGTCTTCGGCGTTTTCAATACCGCAGGAGAAGCGCACGAGTTCCGGCGGAATGCCGCACTTTTTCAGTTCTTCGTCGTTCATCTGACGATGCGTGGCGTTGGCCGGGTGCAGGCAGCAGGTACGGGCATCGGCCACATGGGTTTCAATGGCGGCAAGACGCAGGTGCTTCATGAAGTTTTCCGCAGCCTTGCGGCCGCCCTTCACGCCGAAGCTCACCACGCCGCAGGAGCCGTTGGGCAGGTACTTCCTGGCAAGATCGTAGTACTTGTCGCCGGGAAGTTCAGGGTAGCGCACCCAGTCCACCAGGTCATGTTCGCTGAGGAACTTCGCCACGGCGAGGCCGTTGGCGCAGTGGCGGGCCATACGCACATGCAGGCTTTCCAGACCGATGTTCAGCAGAAAAGCGTTCTGCGGGGACTGGATGGAGCCGAAGTCGCGCATGAGCTGGGCCGTGGCCTTGGTGATGTACGCGCCGGCATTGCCGAACTTGGTGGCATAGGTGATGCCGTGATAGCTTTCATCGGGCGTGCAGAGACCGGGGAACTTGTCGGCGTGGGCCATCCAGTCGAACTTGCCGGAATCCACGATGCAGCCGCCCACGGCAGCGCCGTGACCGTCCATGTACTTGGTGGTGGAATGCACCACGATGTCGGCGCCCCATTCGATGGGGCGGCAGTTCACGGGCGTGGCGAAGGTGTTGTCGATGATGAGCGGCACGCCGTGATCATGCGCGGCCTTGGCGAAGCGCTCGATGTCGAGCACGACAAGCGCGGGGTTGGCGATGGTTTCACCGAACACGGCCTTGGTGTTGGGGCGGAAGGCGGCTTCCAGTTCCTCGTCGGAGCAGTCGGGCGTGACGAAGGTGAAGTCGATGCCCATGCGCTTCATGGTGACGGCGAAGAGGTTGTAGGTGCCGCCGTAAATGGTGGAGGAGGCCACCACATGGTCGCCCGCGCTCGCCAGGTTGAACACGCTGAAGAACGAGGCGGCCTGCCCGGAGGAAGTGAGCATGGCGGCGGTGCCGCCTTCAAGCTCGGCTATCTTGGCGGCCACATAGTCGTTGGTGGGGTTCTGCAGACGGGTGTAGAAGTAGCCGCTGGCCTCAAGGTCGAACAGCTTTCCCATATCCTCGCTGGTGTTGTACTTGAACGTGGTGCTCTGGATGATGGGAATCTGCCGGGGTTCGCCGTTGCCGGGGGTGTATCCGCCCTGTACGCAGGTGGTGTCGATATGCTTGCTCATGCGATATCCTTTGTTGCGGCGTTTTGCCGTTCATAAACGTCTGTTGTGCCTGCCGGAGAGGCTGGAAGCTGATGGCAGCGTGTTTCGCCGGCAAGGTATGGTGAACAAAAATGAAAAAGCCCGCGCTTGTCGCACGGGCTCCCTGCCGACTGATGTCAGGCATGAAAGGAGAGCGGTGCGACTGTTGTTTCGCCCCTGCACATGCGTTCGTCGAGAAGTTCGAGGAAGTATTCCATATCATGCCTGCCTTGATATAACTCTATATCTGGAAATCCTTATATTGTGCTCTTTCAAAAATGTCAAGATATGAGAAAGGGTTTCAAAAAATTCTTTTTTTGCAGGGAGAAGAAGAGCACGGGCAGGAGGGGGAAAAGGCGCCCGCCGTCCTTGGAGCGTGCGGGTTTTCCCCGTACGGACACGGAGTCTTCCCAGAGAGTCGCCTTGTCGCCGGGAGCTTTTGGGGCGCCTTCCCGCATGTCCGTACGGGGAACATTTTCATGGAAACGCGGGGAGAATGGTTTCGGAGCGGGAATACCGAAAAAGCCGGAGGGGTATCCTCTTTGCCGGAGGGCTCAAGGGCGAACGTGCTTTTTTTAAGGAACGGCATGGCTGCAAACGATGCTCCGGCACGGCCTCGGAAGGGAAAACGGAAGAAGCGGCCGGGCATCGGCAGCAGACGCGAAGAAGGCCCCGACATGGAAAATGCCGGGGCCCTGGAGGAGTGGCCGCAGAAGCGGCTCGGAAAAAACAGCTCCCGTTCCGGTCCGCCGTGGACGGAGGGCGCGGGGAACGCCCTGTTCTTACGGGCGGGGCAGCACAAGCATGGCGCTGCAGGAGTGAGAGCGCGGTATGCTTACGGAAGGGCGTCGTATTCGCTGTCCGACACTTCTTCCTGCCATTCGTTGCGCGTCTCTTCGCCCGGCACTTCCACGGCCACATGGGCGAACCAGCTGTCCTTTGCGGCGCCGTGCCAGTGCTTCACGCCTGCGGGAATGATGACCACATCGCCCGGATGCAGTTCCCGTGCGGGGCTTCCCCATGCCTGATACCAGCCCCTGCCGGCGGTGCACAGCAGAATCTGTCCGCCGTTCCTCGCGGCGTGATGGGTGTGCCAGTGGTTGCGGCAGCCGGGTTCGAAAGTCACGTTGCCGATGACCACGCCTTCCGTGGAAAGCATGCTGAGCCA from Mailhella massiliensis harbors:
- a CDS encoding O-acetylhomoserine aminocarboxypropyltransferase/cysteine synthase family protein, with the translated sequence MSKHIDTTCVQGGYTPGNGEPRQIPIIQSTTFKYNTSEDMGKLFDLEASGYFYTRLQNPTNDYVAAKIAELEGGTAAMLTSSGQAASFFSVFNLASAGDHVVASSTIYGGTYNLFAVTMKRMGIDFTFVTPDCSDEELEAAFRPNTKAVFGETIANPALVVLDIERFAKAAHDHGVPLIIDNTFATPVNCRPIEWGADIVVHSTTKYMDGHGAAVGGCIVDSGKFDWMAHADKFPGLCTPDESYHGITYATKFGNAGAYITKATAQLMRDFGSIQSPQNAFLLNIGLESLHVRMARHCANGLAVAKFLSEHDLVDWVRYPELPGDKYYDLARKYLPNGSCGVVSFGVKGGRKAAENFMKHLRLAAIETHVADARTCCLHPANATHRQMNDEELKKCGIPPELVRFSCGIENAEDLIADIDQALASNR
- the metA gene encoding homoserine O-acetyltransferase MetA, which translates into the protein MPIMIPNELPAVKTLNQENIFVITETRALTQDIRPLKILLLNLMPTKIATETQLSRLLGNTPLQVELELIHTTSHESKNTPRSHLLSFYKTFEDVSANYYDGMIITGAPVELMPFEEVEYWQELCEIMEWSKTHVHSTFHICWGAQAGLYYHYGIQKKLLPKKISGIYPHQVDHAGSILFRGFDDVFMVPHSRNTTVDRADVEKEPALKILASSPVAGLYAISTDSGRQIFITGHSEYDADTLHREYTRDLAAGINPEIPENYYPNDDPSLAPRMTWRAHAHLLYANWLNYFVYQSTPYDLAELEKQTRRNA
- a CDS encoding cupin domain-containing protein — encoded protein: MNTITDLFPRGEANTAYAAYFTGNSWLSMLSTEGVVIGNVTFEPGCRNHWHTHHAARNGGQILLCTAGRGWYQAWGSPARELHPGDVVIIPAGVKHWHGAAKDSWFAHVAVEVPGEETRNEWQEEVSDSEYDALP